From the Natrarchaeobaculum aegyptiacum genome, one window contains:
- a CDS encoding class I adenylate-forming enzyme family protein, with protein MELDDLRDVATEGNAARIHDETARLHGSETAVEYHGTTYTHDQLREESAHFAGGLADLGVEPGDVMLVYLPNCPEYIVGSLGAMKAGVAVSPVNPQYRRRELAYQLEDTDASAVLTHAMLLPHLREGLEEIDWDPVLIGVGSTDDDVEMFSEVRGEQTLVERADDDVALLPYTSGTTGKPKGVQLTHRNFRAQMYATLSQSSNEIEPEEVRSLVWLPLYHITGFTHTAWQPLVGGGRIYLRSAANWDGDAAMELMEQAEITHYVGVTAMYVDMVNSDSFGEYDLSSLVTAGEGGAKMSVAVQEKFEEVAGVDMGEGYGLTETHGATHSQSGSSFGLIHGTIGQPLRMTDCKVVDASGEEVPPGEEGELLVRGPQVMKGYHNMPEATEAAFTEHGYFRTGDIARRDENNYYEIVDRKKHMINTAGYNVYPSELEELLAEHEAVAEGAVVGVPDERRNEVPKAFVVPAPGVEPGEDVTAEEITEFFLDNVAAYKHPREVEFVEELPRTTSGKIQKYKLEQHHEE; from the coding sequence ATGGAGCTCGATGACTTGCGAGATGTTGCCACGGAAGGGAACGCTGCACGGATCCACGACGAGACCGCACGCCTCCACGGGTCGGAGACGGCGGTCGAGTACCACGGGACGACCTACACCCACGACCAACTCCGCGAGGAGAGTGCCCACTTTGCGGGTGGGCTGGCCGACCTCGGCGTCGAACCCGGCGACGTCATGCTGGTCTATCTACCGAACTGTCCGGAGTACATCGTCGGCTCCCTCGGCGCGATGAAAGCCGGCGTCGCCGTCTCTCCGGTCAACCCCCAGTATCGACGCCGGGAACTCGCCTACCAGCTCGAAGACACCGACGCGAGCGCCGTCCTGACCCACGCGATGTTGCTTCCACACCTCCGGGAGGGTCTCGAGGAGATCGACTGGGACCCCGTCCTGATCGGCGTCGGGAGCACAGACGACGACGTGGAGATGTTTTCGGAGGTTCGCGGCGAGCAGACGCTGGTCGAACGTGCCGACGACGACGTGGCACTGTTGCCGTACACCTCGGGCACGACGGGCAAACCGAAGGGCGTCCAGCTCACCCATCGAAATTTCCGTGCACAGATGTACGCGACGCTCTCCCAGTCCAGTAACGAGATCGAACCGGAGGAGGTCCGGAGTCTCGTCTGGCTCCCGCTGTACCACATCACCGGCTTTACCCACACCGCCTGGCAGCCGCTGGTCGGTGGCGGCCGAATCTACCTCCGGAGTGCGGCAAACTGGGACGGCGACGCGGCGATGGAACTGATGGAGCAAGCGGAGATAACCCACTACGTCGGCGTCACGGCGATGTACGTCGACATGGTCAACAGCGACTCGTTCGGTGAGTACGACCTCTCGAGCCTCGTCACGGCCGGGGAAGGTGGGGCGAAGATGTCCGTCGCGGTCCAGGAGAAGTTCGAGGAGGTCGCCGGCGTCGACATGGGTGAGGGGTACGGCCTCACCGAAACCCACGGAGCGACCCACTCACAATCCGGTTCGTCCTTCGGGTTGATCCACGGGACGATCGGACAGCCCCTGCGGATGACCGACTGCAAGGTCGTCGACGCGAGCGGCGAGGAGGTCCCGCCGGGCGAGGAAGGCGAACTCCTCGTCCGTGGTCCACAGGTCATGAAGGGCTACCACAACATGCCCGAGGCGACCGAGGCGGCGTTCACCGAACACGGCTACTTCCGCACCGGCGACATCGCCCGCCGGGACGAGAACAACTACTACGAGATCGTCGACCGGAAGAAACACATGATCAACACGGCCGGCTACAACGTCTACCCGAGCGAACTCGAGGAGTTACTGGCCGAACACGAGGCCGTCGCCGAGGGTGCTGTCGTCGGAGTCCCCGACGAACGACGCAACGAAGTACCGAAGGCGTTCGTCGTTCCCGCGCCCGGCGTCGAACCCGGCGAAGACGTCACCGCAGAAGAGATCACGGAGTTCTTCCTCGACAACGTCGCCGCCTACAAACACCCCCGCGAGGTGGAGTTCGTCGAGGAACTCCCCCGAACCACCAGCGGCAAGATCCAGAAGTACAAACTCGAGCAGCACCACGAAGAGTAA
- a CDS encoding MBL fold metallo-hydrolase, protein MSRTNESVPETGISRVHRLETPVEWPPGHAAAYLLGDEEPICVDAGMVGDEARAALFADLRDGGYEPADVEHLLLTHVHIDHVGGVRPLLETASPTVYAPAIARERLSRDLETVRSETRRNLTEAGLYGSGLERAVDGVLEIHEGIRAAFPLEDVDVWIDTDEPVSIAGRKFDPIYTPGHHVTHHCYGTDIDGARVLFAGDMVVEPFRAAAIHVNLTDGVRDGIDAYRDALERLDGRAFDRVYPGHGPVHDAYDETVAFALEDLADRLAECRDRVASVCAEEGSASAFDLAVDRTDHPRRQVMELREILAALGTLERRGQVRSRLEDGVRLYEPT, encoded by the coding sequence GTGTCACGGACGAACGAGTCGGTCCCAGAGACCGGTATCTCTCGCGTTCACCGCCTCGAGACGCCGGTCGAGTGGCCGCCGGGCCACGCCGCGGCGTACCTGCTCGGCGACGAGGAACCCATCTGCGTCGACGCCGGGATGGTCGGCGACGAGGCTCGAGCGGCGCTCTTTGCTGACCTCCGGGACGGCGGCTACGAGCCCGCCGACGTCGAACACCTCCTGTTGACCCACGTCCACATCGACCACGTCGGCGGCGTCCGGCCGCTCCTCGAGACAGCCTCGCCGACCGTCTACGCGCCCGCGATCGCCCGCGAGCGACTCTCGCGCGACCTCGAGACGGTCCGGTCCGAAACCAGGCGAAACCTCACCGAGGCCGGCCTGTACGGCAGCGGCCTCGAGCGCGCCGTCGACGGCGTCCTCGAGATCCACGAGGGGATCAGGGCCGCGTTCCCACTCGAGGACGTCGACGTCTGGATCGACACCGACGAACCGGTTTCGATCGCCGGGCGCAAATTCGACCCGATCTACACGCCCGGTCACCACGTCACCCACCACTGCTACGGTACCGATATCGACGGTGCGCGCGTGCTCTTCGCCGGAGATATGGTCGTCGAGCCGTTCCGGGCGGCGGCGATCCACGTCAACCTCACCGACGGCGTCCGCGACGGAATCGACGCCTACCGAGACGCGCTCGAGCGCCTCGACGGTCGGGCGTTCGACCGGGTCTACCCCGGTCACGGGCCCGTTCACGACGCCTACGACGAAACGGTCGCGTTCGCTCTCGAGGATCTCGCGGATCGACTCGCCGAGTGCCGGGATCGAGTCGCGTCCGTCTGTGCCGAAGAGGGCTCCGCGAGCGCGTTCGACCTCGCCGTCGACCGGACCGACCATCCGCGTCGGCAGGTGATGGAGTTGCGCGAGATCCTCGCCGCACTCGGGACGCTCGAGCGGCGTGGCCAGGTTCGCTCGCGACTCGAGGACGGAGTTCGGCTGTACGAACCCACGTAG
- a CDS encoding 3-hydroxyacyl-CoA dehydrogenase family protein, with product MPQGTAAVIGGGIMGSGIAQVLARAGYDVRVREINEDLAEEARDRLISGNYGLDDAVEGGYIDEDEKEAILERLTFTTDLEAATDGTDFVIEAVTEDLAVKGKVFRELDAVTDDQPLYSNTSGFPVTSIANAVSDPSRVAVMHFFNPVPIMSMVEIVQAPETDEAVVNLAEELVDELGKTGVTIDDAPGTYGFIANRCYAAMRREAQRVVEEGVATEEQVDKALEEGYNLPVGPFSLRGIGEEWD from the coding sequence ATGCCACAAGGTACAGCGGCAGTTATCGGTGGCGGCATCATGGGCAGCGGAATCGCACAGGTCCTCGCGCGAGCGGGCTACGACGTCCGCGTCCGCGAGATCAACGAAGACCTCGCCGAAGAAGCCCGCGATCGGCTGATCTCGGGTAACTACGGCCTCGACGATGCCGTCGAAGGCGGCTACATAGACGAAGACGAAAAAGAAGCGATCCTCGAACGGCTCACCTTCACCACGGACCTCGAGGCGGCGACCGACGGCACCGACTTCGTGATCGAGGCGGTGACCGAAGACCTGGCAGTAAAGGGGAAGGTGTTCCGCGAACTCGATGCGGTCACCGACGACCAGCCGCTGTATTCGAACACGAGCGGCTTCCCGGTGACCTCCATCGCGAACGCGGTCTCGGACCCCTCTCGAGTCGCCGTAATGCACTTCTTCAATCCCGTGCCGATCATGTCGATGGTCGAGATCGTTCAGGCCCCCGAGACGGACGAGGCCGTCGTCAACCTCGCCGAAGAACTCGTCGACGAACTGGGGAAAACCGGCGTCACCATCGACGACGCACCCGGCACCTACGGCTTCATCGCCAACCGCTGTTACGCGGCGATGCGGCGAGAGGCCCAGCGCGTCGTCGAAGAGGGAGTCGCCACGGAAGAACAGGTCGACAAGGCACTCGAGGAGGGCTACAACCTCCCTGTCGGGCCGTTCTCGCTGCGCGGCATCGGCGAGGAGTGGGACTGA
- a CDS encoding alpha/beta fold hydrolase, whose protein sequence is MQSTRSEDGTGIVYEQTGDGQPLVLLHGGMAPRAYWDPVLPHLESYAAIVPQRPGFGTCLDHPAETSANGVLEREVAYVRRFVDDLEGEPVLFGHSYGALTAIEVATEAAVEAVVAYEPAVLPDGYREQANLADQMEALLENGERREAVKRYVELVLHPDGIDDLDAWLAAWPVWPDCVELADEVLRMNRAVERYRLPVRLEVDVPVAVMTGTHGPDFLRQSARDVHDALPHSRLVEFDGLSHSGPAEAPARIVAELDAFLNS, encoded by the coding sequence ATGCAGTCGACACGATCTGAGGACGGCACGGGGATTGTTTACGAACAGACTGGTGACGGACAGCCGCTCGTTCTCCTCCACGGGGGGATGGCCCCTCGAGCGTACTGGGATCCGGTTCTCCCACACCTCGAGTCGTACGCGGCGATCGTTCCGCAACGGCCGGGGTTCGGAACGTGTCTCGACCATCCGGCCGAGACGAGTGCGAACGGCGTCCTGGAACGCGAGGTCGCGTACGTACGACGGTTCGTCGACGACCTCGAGGGCGAGCCAGTCCTGTTCGGTCACTCCTACGGCGCCCTCACGGCAATCGAGGTGGCGACGGAGGCGGCGGTCGAGGCGGTCGTCGCCTACGAACCGGCGGTGCTCCCCGATGGGTACCGAGAACAGGCGAACCTCGCCGACCAGATGGAGGCGCTGCTCGAGAACGGCGAGCGCCGCGAGGCGGTGAAACGGTACGTCGAACTCGTCCTCCACCCCGACGGAATCGACGACCTCGACGCCTGGCTCGCGGCGTGGCCGGTCTGGCCGGACTGTGTCGAGTTAGCCGACGAAGTCCTCCGAATGAACCGCGCCGTCGAGCGGTATCGACTACCCGTCCGGCTCGAGGTCGACGTCCCGGTGGCGGTCATGACCGGAACCCATGGACCGGACTTCCTTCGACAGAGTGCTCGAGACGTTCACGACGCACTTCCCCACAGTCGTCTCGTCGAGTTCGACGGACTGAGCCACAGTGGGCCAGCCGAGGCGCCAGCACGGATCGTTGCGGAACTCGATGCGTTCCTGAACAGTTGA
- a CDS encoding AbrB/MazE/SpoVT family DNA-binding domain-containing protein: protein MSSNTDSSGSGRVVSVTEKGQATIPKQLREKHGIQAPGRVKFVENDDGEIVVRPVGSMREFRGLERTGDDDRPATQLLRESRERDERRLDDLVDQIGDSNGTETGED from the coding sequence GTGTCGAGTAATACCGATTCCAGCGGATCGGGACGGGTCGTCTCCGTCACCGAAAAAGGACAGGCGACGATCCCCAAACAGCTCAGGGAGAAACACGGGATTCAGGCCCCCGGACGGGTCAAGTTCGTCGAGAACGACGATGGCGAGATCGTCGTCCGTCCCGTCGGCTCGATGCGCGAGTTTCGTGGACTCGAGCGGACCGGCGACGACGATCGACCAGCGACGCAACTCCTTCGGGAGTCGCGCGAACGAGATGAACGGCGACTGGATGACCTCGTCGATCAGATCGGTGACAGCAACGGAACCGAAACCGGAGAGGACTGA
- a CDS encoding acyl-CoA dehydrogenase family protein: MEYHDSEKAKEVAGRVEAFMDEVVIPREREALETGEPITMDEIHDFWEMAKERDLFAPQVPEEYGGQGLGFRDMLPSFEQVGRSLVGALSIRANAPQEGNMHTLEFAGTEDQKEEWLRPLVQGEISSAFAMTEPKVGAGSDPKMLQSTAVKDGDEWVINAHKWWTSDGLNADFYLVMVRTDLEAHPYEGTSIILVPRDADGVEVVRNVPHLGGHGITEREGGHAEVKFENVRVPVENTIGEENEGFRIAQLRLGGGRLTHCMRYSGMAERSLDIAKAYLAEREAFGTTLEEKQALRHRIADAETRLHAARCMVRHAARELDDSDARIEVAMAKMYTANVVTDIIDLSLQACGGNGIGKDLPIAYFYESVRPFRIVDGADEVHRRSIARWAFEDIDESEIETTLDFDEDLRIDALRE, encoded by the coding sequence ATGGAGTACCACGACTCCGAGAAAGCGAAGGAGGTTGCCGGACGCGTCGAGGCGTTCATGGACGAGGTCGTCATCCCGCGCGAGCGGGAGGCCCTCGAGACGGGCGAACCGATCACGATGGACGAGATTCACGACTTCTGGGAGATGGCCAAAGAGCGCGACCTGTTCGCCCCGCAGGTACCCGAGGAGTACGGCGGGCAGGGACTTGGCTTCCGGGACATGCTCCCGTCGTTCGAGCAGGTCGGCCGCTCGCTCGTCGGTGCGCTCTCGATCCGCGCGAACGCCCCACAGGAAGGGAACATGCACACCCTCGAGTTCGCCGGCACCGAGGACCAGAAAGAAGAGTGGCTCCGTCCGCTCGTACAAGGTGAGATCTCCTCTGCGTTCGCGATGACCGAACCCAAGGTCGGCGCTGGCTCCGACCCCAAGATGCTCCAGAGTACGGCCGTCAAAGACGGCGACGAGTGGGTCATCAACGCCCACAAGTGGTGGACCTCCGACGGGCTGAACGCCGACTTCTACCTGGTGATGGTCCGGACGGATCTCGAGGCCCACCCCTACGAGGGGACCTCGATCATCCTCGTCCCGCGTGACGCAGACGGTGTCGAGGTCGTCCGAAACGTCCCCCACCTCGGTGGCCACGGCATCACCGAGCGCGAGGGCGGCCACGCCGAGGTAAAGTTCGAAAACGTCCGCGTTCCCGTGGAGAACACGATCGGCGAGGAAAACGAGGGCTTCCGCATCGCTCAGCTTCGCCTCGGCGGCGGTCGACTCACCCACTGTATGCGCTACTCCGGGATGGCCGAACGTTCACTCGACATCGCGAAGGCCTACCTCGCAGAACGTGAGGCCTTCGGCACGACGCTCGAGGAGAAACAGGCGCTTCGTCATCGGATCGCCGACGCCGAGACGCGCCTGCACGCCGCCCGGTGTATGGTTCGTCACGCCGCCCGCGAACTCGACGACAGTGACGCCCGTATCGAGGTCGCGATGGCGAAGATGTACACGGCGAACGTCGTCACCGACATCATCGATCTCTCGCTGCAGGCCTGTGGCGGCAACGGGATCGGCAAGGACCTGCCGATCGCGTACTTCTACGAGAGCGTCCGCCCGTTCCGCATCGTCGACGGTGCCGACGAGGTCCACCGCCGCTCGATCGCCCGCTGGGCGTTCGAGGACATCGACGAGTCCGAAATCGAGACCACCCTCGACTTCGACGAGGACCTGCGCATCGACGCCCTCAGGGAGTAA
- a CDS encoding type II toxin-antitoxin system VapC family toxin, producing MADGIVFDAEPLVAYLDDEAGSDVVEEWIDRVASGEIDGYLSPVTKTEILYVGSRVGFRPEDVTASLERLEELGVSVVDPSECWQIAAALKEAHGMALGDAYALATAVAVDGALLVGADDDFDDVSEPIVRFRDEPA from the coding sequence ATGGCCGACGGGATCGTCTTCGACGCCGAACCACTGGTCGCGTACCTCGACGACGAAGCCGGGAGCGACGTCGTCGAAGAGTGGATCGACCGCGTGGCAAGCGGCGAGATCGACGGCTATCTCTCGCCAGTGACGAAAACCGAGATCCTGTACGTCGGCTCTCGAGTCGGATTCCGGCCCGAGGACGTCACTGCGAGCCTCGAGCGACTCGAGGAGCTCGGCGTCTCCGTCGTCGATCCCTCCGAGTGCTGGCAGATCGCCGCCGCGCTGAAGGAAGCTCACGGCATGGCACTCGGCGACGCCTACGCACTGGCGACGGCGGTCGCCGTCGACGGCGCGTTGCTCGTCGGCGCCGACGACGATTTCGACGACGTCTCGGAGCCGATCGTGCGGTTTCGGGACGAGCCGGCCTAA
- a CDS encoding MFS transporter → MSETGQKTYTNREIRTVALAVIAGVFFGGVATGVAFPTLPLLDEHLVITAVMLSIILSANRISRLVMNTPAGSIIDRYGTRKPMIFGLYTQALAPFGYLVGLYTPAYVIGAFPIVGEVSAPALVFVLARLFWGLGSAFVFLGAFATITHVTTVDNRGQWVGILRGIQSMGFPSGLIIGGVLTDIAGMATAFAVAGTLALIAGTVATVVLPRVHGGTDEESARLRDIPGILLDRPAVMAIGYGNFTLRFLWGGVILSTLARYADVHGMELSVLEAAGISGVVMAVGVIVSGTTTLFTGWLSDRLRDRTVLTLPAFSAVAAGFIIIAFYPTLELLLGAIVLIGFGMGMAAPVLLAILGDLTPGDELGRMGGVYQVMGDVGLTLGPLLAIPAAENWFGYQLTYVICGALVFVCLLIVSVPLIRNPEVTTGVVKAD, encoded by the coding sequence ATGAGTGAGACGGGACAGAAGACGTACACAAACCGAGAGATTCGGACGGTTGCCCTCGCCGTCATCGCCGGCGTGTTCTTCGGGGGCGTAGCGACCGGTGTCGCGTTCCCCACGCTACCGTTGCTCGACGAGCACCTCGTCATCACTGCGGTGATGTTGAGTATCATCCTGTCGGCTAACCGGATCTCGCGGCTGGTGATGAACACGCCGGCCGGGTCGATCATCGACCGCTACGGGACGCGCAAGCCGATGATCTTCGGGCTCTACACTCAGGCGCTGGCCCCGTTCGGCTACCTCGTCGGGCTGTACACCCCGGCGTACGTCATCGGAGCGTTTCCCATCGTGGGCGAAGTGTCGGCCCCGGCACTCGTCTTCGTGCTCGCGCGCCTGTTCTGGGGGCTGGGCAGTGCGTTCGTCTTCCTCGGTGCGTTCGCGACGATCACCCACGTGACGACCGTCGACAACCGCGGTCAGTGGGTCGGCATCCTCCGTGGCATCCAGTCGATGGGGTTCCCCTCCGGGCTGATCATCGGCGGCGTGTTGACCGACATCGCAGGAATGGCGACTGCGTTCGCCGTCGCCGGGACGCTCGCGCTCATCGCCGGGACGGTCGCGACGGTCGTCCTCCCTCGTGTCCACGGCGGAACCGACGAGGAATCCGCACGGCTTCGAGACATCCCCGGAATCCTGCTGGATCGACCTGCCGTCATGGCTATCGGATACGGGAATTTTACCCTCCGGTTTCTCTGGGGCGGCGTCATCCTGAGCACGCTCGCCCGGTACGCTGACGTTCACGGGATGGAACTCTCGGTACTCGAGGCTGCAGGGATCAGCGGAGTCGTCATGGCAGTCGGGGTTATCGTCTCCGGGACGACGACCCTGTTCACTGGCTGGCTCTCCGATCGCCTGCGGGACCGCACGGTGCTGACGCTGCCGGCGTTTAGCGCGGTCGCAGCCGGGTTCATCATCATCGCGTTCTACCCGACCCTCGAGTTGTTGCTCGGTGCGATCGTCCTGATCGGATTCGGGATGGGCATGGCTGCGCCTGTCCTGCTCGCGATTCTGGGTGATCTCACGCCGGGAGACGAACTCGGACGAATGGGAGGCGTCTACCAGGTCATGGGCGACGTCGGCCTCACTCTCGGGCCGCTGCTCGCGATTCCGGCCGCCGAAAACTGGTTCGGCTACCAGTTGACGTACGTCATCTGCGGGGCGCTCGTCTTCGTCTGCCTGCTGATCGTGTCGGTCCCGCTCATCCGGAATCCCGAGGTCACGACCGGCGTCGTCAAGGCCGACTGA
- the nadC gene encoding carboxylating nicotinate-nucleotide diphosphorylase yields MIETSQIERWLREDVGHHDVTNQVPGETTGRLVAKEAGVAAGLEAATAVFEYLGVEVREVVDAGTALEAGDVVLTVEGQAREVLRGERVAVNVAGHASGIATRTREAVDAARTETDAVRIAATRKTTPGLRGVEKRAVVAGGGDTHRLDLSHMVMVKDNHVAELGLEGAVSRFRERVSFATRIEVEVERPEDAPRAADAGADIVLLDNMTPAETREAVDLLVDGGHEDVLAEASGGITLEMVADYAATGVDVISLGSLTHSAPSLDLSFRTDE; encoded by the coding sequence ATGATCGAAACCTCACAGATCGAACGCTGGCTCCGCGAGGACGTCGGCCACCACGACGTCACGAACCAGGTACCTGGGGAGACCACTGGCCGCCTCGTCGCCAAAGAGGCCGGCGTCGCCGCGGGTCTCGAGGCCGCCACCGCCGTCTTCGAGTACCTCGGCGTCGAGGTTCGCGAGGTAGTCGACGCCGGAACTGCCCTCGAGGCCGGCGATGTCGTCCTCACCGTGGAGGGTCAAGCACGCGAGGTGCTCCGTGGCGAACGGGTGGCCGTAAACGTCGCGGGCCACGCCTCCGGCATCGCCACGCGAACCCGCGAGGCCGTCGACGCGGCGCGCACGGAAACTGACGCGGTCCGAATCGCCGCGACCCGCAAGACGACTCCCGGGCTGCGGGGCGTCGAAAAGCGCGCCGTCGTTGCCGGCGGCGGCGATACCCACCGGCTCGACCTCTCGCACATGGTCATGGTGAAGGACAACCACGTCGCCGAACTGGGCCTCGAGGGTGCCGTCTCCCGATTCCGCGAGCGAGTGTCGTTCGCCACCAGGATCGAAGTCGAGGTCGAACGCCCCGAGGACGCTCCGCGGGCCGCCGATGCGGGCGCGGACATCGTCTTGCTCGACAATATGACACCTGCGGAGACGCGCGAGGCTGTGGATCTCCTCGTGGACGGGGGTCACGAGGACGTACTCGCGGAGGCCAGCGGCGGGATCACGCTCGAGATGGTCGCCGACTACGCTGCGACAGGCGTCGACGTGATTTCGCTCGGCTCGCTCACGCACTCTGCGCCGTCGCTCGACCTCTCGTTCCGGACTGACGAGTAA
- a CDS encoding L-aspartate oxidase, which yields MTDSTPEYETADVLVVGSGIAGCAAALGAAREGAEVLLLTKASRPDDASTDWAQGGISTTRGDPESLKEDVLAASDGTADPAAVDVLVADADDAVSDVLVDTLEIAFDETDDGAFDYTREAAHSVRRILHVDAATGTHILRPFLNHLDEHEAVEVRQDTAALELLTHEGRVHGVVSDETEDGHPIYAGATILATGGIGALYPRSTNPDDATGDGIAMAALAGADVADMEYVQFHPTAFDGDDPFLLSEALRGEGAVLRNAEGEQFMDEYHPQGDLAPRDVVARAVETEREATGEVVLDVSTLEGDFETEFPTIAEMVHERGIEGDEIPVAPCEHFLCGGIDVDHRGHSSLDRLYAVGECSRTGVHGANRLASTSLLEGLVWGLRAGDDAAAVATDADLESDATGVEAPDLLNRDPDLPRRFAAEKFTRLQRTMDEYLGLERDPAEIARASAVLRRLKGEVDAYIRTRTARDLYELRNASVVALLIARAASENTESTGCHYVTDGEEAATRPADD from the coding sequence ATGACTGATTCAACACCGGAGTACGAGACGGCGGACGTCCTCGTCGTCGGAAGCGGGATCGCCGGCTGTGCCGCCGCGCTCGGTGCCGCCCGCGAGGGAGCCGAGGTCCTCCTGCTCACGAAGGCGTCCCGGCCCGACGACGCGAGCACCGACTGGGCACAGGGCGGTATCTCGACGACTCGCGGCGATCCCGAGAGCCTCAAAGAGGACGTCCTCGCGGCCAGCGACGGGACCGCCGACCCCGCGGCCGTCGACGTCCTCGTCGCGGACGCCGACGACGCCGTCTCCGACGTACTCGTCGACACCCTCGAGATCGCCTTCGACGAGACCGACGACGGCGCGTTCGACTACACCCGCGAGGCCGCCCACTCCGTGCGTCGCATCCTCCACGTCGACGCGGCGACGGGCACGCACATCCTTCGCCCCTTCCTGAACCACCTCGACGAACACGAGGCCGTCGAGGTCCGACAGGACACCGCCGCACTCGAGTTGCTGACCCACGAGGGGCGGGTTCACGGCGTCGTCAGCGACGAGACCGAGGACGGTCACCCGATCTACGCCGGTGCGACGATCCTCGCAACCGGCGGCATCGGCGCGCTGTACCCGCGATCGACCAACCCCGACGACGCGACCGGAGACGGCATCGCGATGGCCGCGCTCGCAGGAGCCGACGTCGCCGATATGGAGTACGTCCAGTTCCACCCGACGGCCTTCGACGGTGACGACCCTTTCCTCCTCTCGGAAGCCCTGCGGGGTGAGGGGGCCGTCCTCCGGAACGCCGAGGGTGAGCAATTCATGGACGAGTACCACCCACAGGGCGACCTCGCACCGCGAGACGTCGTCGCCCGCGCCGTCGAGACCGAACGCGAAGCGACCGGCGAGGTCGTCCTCGACGTCTCGACGCTCGAGGGAGATTTCGAAACCGAGTTCCCGACCATCGCCGAGATGGTCCACGAGCGTGGGATCGAGGGCGACGAGATCCCCGTCGCCCCCTGCGAGCACTTCCTGTGTGGTGGAATCGACGTCGACCACCGCGGGCACTCGAGCCTCGACCGCCTCTACGCCGTCGGCGAGTGTTCCCGGACGGGCGTCCACGGTGCGAACCGCCTCGCGAGTACGAGCCTGCTCGAGGGACTGGTCTGGGGACTCCGCGCTGGCGACGACGCCGCGGCCGTCGCTACCGACGCGGACCTCGAGTCCGATGCGACGGGCGTGGAGGCACCCGACCTGCTGAATCGTGACCCGGACCTCCCCCGGCGATTCGCCGCCGAGAAGTTCACTCGCCTCCAGCGGACGATGGACGAGTACCTCGGACTCGAGCGCGACCCCGCGGAGATCGCTCGCGCGAGCGCCGTCCTCCGGCGGCTCAAGGGTGAGGTCGACGCCTACATCCGCACCCGAACCGCTCGCGACCTCTACGAACTCCGGAACGCGAGCGTCGTCGCGCTGTTGATCGCTCGAGCGGCGAGCGAGAATACGGAGTCGACCGGATGTCACTACGTGACGGATGGCGAGGAGGCGGCAACCCGTCCAGCAGACGACTAA
- a CDS encoding helix-turn-helix domain-containing protein — protein sequence MGLVAEFEIRCDGLPLVTVAAAVPDATVLIDLQFAHGRRPLFIATVSGATPHTVETALDDATAVGEWTLIGRAGDASRYQVTPALSFEEQLGDHVDDLAGLETLAAAEAIVERIEVEPDGWRQTGWFADREAFDAFSTFWQRNARFRLHRLTHDGTPEPPGDGLTDRQHEALRAAYEMGYFEIPREASLEEVAAELGVAASSVSERLRRAQTQLIEETVAPTWPPIPDQRA from the coding sequence ATGGGACTGGTCGCCGAATTCGAGATCCGCTGTGACGGCCTTCCGCTCGTGACGGTCGCGGCAGCCGTCCCCGACGCGACGGTACTCATCGACCTCCAGTTCGCTCACGGCCGCAGACCGCTGTTCATTGCAACCGTGAGCGGGGCCACTCCTCACACTGTCGAGACCGCACTCGACGATGCCACCGCCGTCGGAGAGTGGACGCTGATCGGTCGCGCGGGAGACGCCAGTCGGTACCAGGTCACGCCGGCGTTGAGCTTCGAGGAACAACTCGGCGACCACGTCGACGACCTCGCGGGACTCGAGACCCTCGCCGCGGCCGAGGCCATCGTCGAGCGAATCGAGGTCGAACCCGACGGGTGGCGACAGACGGGCTGGTTCGCAGACCGGGAGGCCTTCGACGCGTTCTCGACGTTCTGGCAACGCAACGCCCGGTTTCGACTGCACCGTCTCACCCACGACGGGACGCCCGAACCACCTGGTGACGGCCTGACCGACCGCCAGCACGAGGCACTCCGAGCAGCCTACGAGATGGGGTACTTCGAAATCCCACGCGAGGCGTCGCTCGAGGAGGTCGCCGCGGAACTGGGCGTCGCCGCATCCTCGGTGTCGGAACGGCTCCGACGCGCGCAAACGCAACTCATCGAGGAGACGGTCGCGCCAACGTGGCCGCCGATTCCAGACCAGCGAGCGTAA